One window of the Chelonoidis abingdonii isolate Lonesome George chromosome 3, CheloAbing_2.0, whole genome shotgun sequence genome contains the following:
- the LOC142046492 gene encoding taste receptor type 2 member 2-like, producing MFPVIIIVLIILGLEFITGIIANGLMIIVICSEWIRNRKLTCCDVILTSLGISRFFLQCIIMINSNFFHFFPEMNERCALSSILIVVWIFLNTLSLWFATWLSVFYCVKIANFSQPLFLWLKRRISGLVPQLLMGSFLVSLVTCLLSINAIDRKYIDHSMNNLSGNTTRECRYKFDLSSSLLILSMLGYCTPFIIFIISSVLLITSLWRHSKRMEKTTSSSRDTVTEAHVRAIKGLISFIFFYVTYFVALQIFLLGLFTNFIQLLTMILAAYPSGHTVILIMGNPKLKRVAMRALHYAGCRLRDAVS from the coding sequence ATGTTTCCtgtaattattattgttttgatCATTTTAGGACTTGAGTTCATTACAGGAATTATAGCAAATGGATTGATGATCATTGTGATTTGCAGTGAGTGGATCAGAAACAGAAAACTGACCTGTTGTGATGTGATCCTAACTAGCCTGGGCATCTCCAGATTTTTCCTACAGTGCATAATAATGATTAATAGTAACTTCTTTCACTTTTTTCCAGAGATGAATGAACGGTGTGCTCTGTCGAGTATATTGATTGTTGTCTGGATATTTCTAAATACTCTCAGTCTATGGTTTGCCACCTGGCTCAGTGTCTTCTATTGTGTGAAGATCGCCAATTTCAGCCAACCTCTATTCCTCTGGCTGAAGCGGAGAATATCAGGGCTAGTGCCACAGCTACTCATGGGATCCTTTCTGGTCTCCTTGGTCACCTGTCTCCTTTCAATCAATGCCATAGATAGAAAGTACATAGACCATTCAATGAATAATCTATCAGGAAACACCACCAGGGAATGTCGATATAAGTTTGATTTATCTTCTAGCCTCCTTATTTTGTCCATGCTTGGATATTGCACTCCCttcattatatttattatttcctCTGTACTGTTAATCACTTCGCTGTGGAGACACAGCAAGAGGATGGAAAAAACCACAAGCAGTTCCAGGGACACAGTTACCGAGGCTCATGTCAGAGCAATTAAAGGACTGAtctctttcattttcttctacGTTACTTATTTTGTGGCactacaaatatttttgttaggTTTATTTACTAACTTTATACAACTATTGACAATGATATTGGCTGCTTATCCCTCTGGGCACACTGTTATCTTAATTATGGGTAACCCCAAACTGAAGAGGGTAGCAATGAGGGCTTTGCACTATGCTGGTTGCAGGCTGAGAGATGCTGTTTCATAA